From Gimesia panareensis, the proteins below share one genomic window:
- the tig gene encoding trigger factor — protein MSDELATTEETVSTEGEYKMSATADIKEVGPCKKHVTVSVPRSDIEYFYSESVSELGDQATVPGFRVGHVPKKLIEKRFRQELTDQVKQRVLMESLELIAEDNDLDPINEPTIDIESLEIPEDGEFTFEFEVEVRPDFKLPEYKGLQLERPVREINDKDIEEYLNRFLGQYGEMEERKGAAEKEDYLELSIKFEHDGKPLSEIAELVVPLRPILRLRDAEVKDFGEVMADVKAGDTRETEFEVSAEAEQIEMRGEKVKATFTVKTVKFIQPPEINAELLERIGAESEEELREEVKSILERQVTYEQRQSTRTQVLEKITESADWDLPESLVSKQVENALRREILEMQQAGFSRQDIQARENELRQQAISSTRQALKEHFVLDKIATTEDLHVDPAEIDMEIYYMAMQQGESPRRVRARLVKSGMIENLEAQLRERKAVDVILEKAEYKETEMKKPEENKVSAIARSVCSSFSASAAEEEEEDDEEGDE, from the coding sequence GTGTCTGACGAACTCGCAACGACAGAAGAAACCGTCTCTACCGAAGGCGAGTATAAAATGTCTGCGACCGCCGATATTAAAGAGGTGGGTCCCTGTAAAAAACATGTCACTGTTTCTGTTCCCCGCTCCGACATCGAATATTTCTATTCGGAGTCTGTTTCCGAGCTGGGCGATCAGGCTACCGTTCCCGGTTTCCGCGTCGGTCATGTTCCTAAAAAACTGATCGAAAAGCGTTTCCGCCAGGAACTGACCGATCAGGTCAAACAGCGTGTGCTGATGGAAAGCCTCGAACTGATCGCAGAAGACAATGATCTCGATCCGATCAACGAGCCGACCATTGACATCGAAAGTCTGGAAATCCCCGAAGACGGCGAATTCACCTTCGAATTTGAAGTGGAAGTTCGTCCTGACTTCAAACTGCCCGAGTACAAAGGTCTGCAGCTGGAACGTCCGGTCCGGGAAATCAACGACAAAGATATCGAAGAGTACCTGAACCGCTTCCTGGGCCAGTACGGCGAAATGGAAGAACGCAAAGGGGCTGCCGAGAAAGAAGATTACCTCGAACTGTCGATCAAGTTCGAGCATGACGGCAAACCACTGAGCGAAATTGCCGAGCTGGTTGTTCCGCTCCGCCCGATCCTCCGCCTGCGTGATGCAGAAGTCAAAGACTTCGGCGAAGTCATGGCTGACGTGAAAGCCGGCGATACCCGGGAAACAGAATTCGAAGTTTCTGCAGAAGCCGAACAGATCGAAATGCGTGGCGAAAAAGTCAAAGCGACTTTCACCGTGAAGACCGTCAAGTTCATCCAGCCTCCGGAAATCAACGCCGAGCTGCTGGAACGCATCGGTGCCGAATCAGAAGAAGAACTCCGCGAAGAAGTCAAAAGCATCCTGGAACGCCAGGTGACTTACGAGCAGCGTCAGTCGACTCGGACACAGGTACTGGAAAAGATCACCGAATCAGCCGACTGGGATCTGCCGGAATCGCTGGTCTCCAAGCAGGTCGAAAACGCACTGCGTCGCGAAATCCTCGAAATGCAGCAGGCCGGATTCTCCCGCCAGGATATCCAGGCCCGTGAAAACGAACTGCGTCAGCAGGCGATTTCCTCAACCCGCCAGGCCCTCAAAGAGCACTTCGTGCTGGATAAGATTGCCACCACCGAGGATCTGCATGTAGATCCGGCTGAAATCGACATGGAAATCTACTACATGGCGATGCAGCAGGGCGAAAGCCCCCGTCGTGTGCGGGCTCGCCTGGTGAAATCCGGCATGATTGAAAACCTGGAAGCCCAGTTGCGTGAACGGAAAGCCGTAGACGTCATTCTGGAAAAAGCAGAATACAAAGAAACCGAGATGAAGAAGCCAGAGGAAAACAAAGTCTCTGCGATCGCTCGCTCCGTCTGCTCCAGCTTCTCTGCTTCTGCTGCTGAAGAGGAAGAAGAAGATGATGAGGAAGGCGACGAGTAG
- a CDS encoding Gfo/Idh/MocA family protein has translation MKESNRTVRWGILGTARIAEKISVAIHQADNAELTCIASRDAAKAADWAEKHHVKRSVASYDALIHDPDIDAVYIPLPPSLHGEWTVRAARAGKHVLCEKPLALNVNQAREMRRVCLENEVQLMDGVMWYHHPRAHEMLKLIRSDALGEHRRITSAFTFNWDTVPEGDLRLQRELGGGSLGDLGWYCIGVALWAFNELPIKVFGTARPYNDVDYNFSGLMWFTKNRIASFDCGFDVNMRKWFELAGTKASLICDDFTRPWENSKPHYDVKDTYGKVTRHETANPLQETCMIDHFSEIIRSGRLEQQWPDLGINTQRVLNALDYSARTETVVNLADFFPK, from the coding sequence ATGAAAGAATCAAACCGGACTGTGCGCTGGGGAATCCTGGGTACAGCTCGAATCGCCGAGAAGATCAGCGTTGCCATTCACCAGGCCGATAATGCAGAACTGACCTGCATCGCCAGTCGAGATGCAGCTAAAGCTGCCGACTGGGCTGAAAAACATCATGTCAAGCGCAGTGTCGCCAGCTACGATGCCTTGATCCACGACCCGGATATTGATGCCGTCTATATCCCGCTCCCCCCTTCCCTGCATGGAGAATGGACCGTCCGCGCAGCCCGGGCCGGCAAACATGTATTATGCGAAAAACCACTGGCGCTCAATGTCAACCAGGCACGTGAAATGCGCCGGGTCTGCCTGGAGAATGAGGTCCAGTTGATGGATGGTGTCATGTGGTACCATCATCCCCGTGCCCACGAAATGCTCAAACTGATTCGCAGTGATGCCCTCGGCGAACACCGCAGGATCACCTCTGCATTTACATTCAACTGGGACACCGTCCCCGAAGGTGACCTCCGCCTGCAACGGGAACTGGGAGGAGGCTCACTGGGCGATCTGGGCTGGTACTGCATTGGAGTCGCGCTCTGGGCCTTCAACGAGTTGCCCATCAAAGTCTTTGGAACGGCACGACCTTATAATGACGTCGACTACAATTTTTCCGGCCTGATGTGGTTTACCAAAAATCGCATCGCCTCGTTTGACTGTGGCTTCGATGTCAACATGCGGAAGTGGTTTGAACTGGCCGGCACCAAAGCATCTCTCATCTGCGATGACTTTACCCGCCCCTGGGAAAATTCCAAACCGCACTACGATGTGAAAGATACTTACGGAAAAGTGACGCGTCATGAGACCGCCAATCCCCTGCAGGAAACCTGCATGATTGACCATTTCTCCGAGATCATTCGCTCGGGACGCCTGGAACAGCAATGGCCCGATCTGGGTATCAATACGCAACGGGTTCTAAACGCGCTTGACTACTCGGCCCGCACAGAAACCGTAGTCAACCTGGCTGACTTCTTCCCCAAATAA
- a CDS encoding branched-chain amino acid aminotransferase, translating to MNTVLIRFMNEEAGFIVSAELVLISTIAVLAMIVGLSEVAHGINQELEDVGSAFGRINQSFYVAGAHGHKACVDGSKFRDQADFCDGENDIVCDRPPRNEGHGYYY from the coding sequence ATGAACACCGTGCTGATCCGTTTCATGAACGAAGAGGCGGGCTTTATTGTCTCTGCCGAGTTAGTACTGATCTCGACGATTGCCGTGCTGGCGATGATCGTGGGACTGTCTGAAGTCGCCCATGGCATCAACCAGGAACTGGAAGATGTGGGCTCGGCTTTCGGCCGTATCAATCAGAGTTTCTATGTCGCTGGAGCACACGGTCACAAGGCCTGCGTTGACGGCAGCAAATTCAGGGATCAGGCGGATTTCTGTGACGGCGAGAACGACATCGTCTGTGATCGCCCGCCGCGGAATGAAGGTCACGGCTACTACTATTAA
- a CDS encoding Flp family type IVb pilin: MKNIITQLINDEAGFIVSAELVLISTIAVLAMIVGLSEVANNVNQELEDVGSAFSSINQTYNLCEVSGHKGELSGSRFHDCPDFCSGQWDIY, from the coding sequence ATGAAAAACATCATCACTCAACTGATCAACGACGAAGCCGGCTTCATTGTCTCTGCCGAACTGGTCCTGATTTCCACCATCGCCGTTCTGGCCATGATCGTGGGCCTGTCTGAAGTCGCTAACAACGTGAACCAGGAACTGGAAGATGTGGGATCCGCTTTCTCCAGCATCAACCAGACTTATAACCTGTGCGAAGTATCCGGCCACAAAGGGGAACTCAGCGGCAGCCGCTTCCATGACTGCCCCGATTTCTGCTCAGGTCAGTGGGACATCTACTAA
- the ettA gene encoding energy-dependent translational throttle protein EttA — MAQQYIMQLEGVTKVYEQKEILKDIWLSFFPGAKIGVLGANGAGKSTLLKIMSGEDTSFQGEARPAKGIKIGYFKQEPDLDQNQTVDACIAEAVAESQAILDRYNEVNMKFAEDPSPEEMEKLIEEQATLQDQIDAANLWELDRTLEIAMDAMRVPPGDAVIGNLSGGEQRRVALCKILLQNPDLLLLDEPTNHLDAESVGWLERYLHDFQGTVVAITHDRYFLDNVAGWILELERGRGLPFEGNYSSWLEQKQARLKVEEKQESKRQKFLKRELEWVRMSPKAQASKNKARVQRYQELAAEEYEKRDDASDIQIPVSRSLGSKVLVAENLTKGFGDKLLFENFSFELPPGGIVGVIGPNGAGKTTLFKMIMGLEEPDTGSLELGETVELSYVDQSRDALDPKKTVYEEISQGHDHLVVGKSSVHSRTYVGRFNFKGPDQQKLVGELSGGERNRVHMAKLLRSGGNLLLLDEPTNDLDVDTLRSLEEGLEHFSGCALVVSHDRWFLDRLATHIIAFEGDSKVRFFEGNYKMYETRRHEELGAEADSPHRIQYKPLSR; from the coding sequence ATGGCACAACAATACATCATGCAACTGGAAGGCGTCACCAAAGTCTATGAGCAGAAAGAGATTCTAAAAGACATCTGGCTCTCATTCTTCCCGGGCGCAAAAATTGGTGTCCTGGGGGCCAATGGTGCCGGTAAAAGTACACTGCTGAAGATCATGTCGGGGGAAGATACCAGCTTCCAGGGAGAAGCCCGCCCCGCCAAAGGCATTAAAATCGGCTACTTCAAACAGGAACCGGATCTCGATCAGAATCAGACTGTAGATGCGTGTATCGCCGAAGCGGTTGCGGAATCGCAGGCGATCCTGGACCGTTATAATGAAGTCAACATGAAGTTCGCCGAAGATCCCTCTCCAGAAGAGATGGAAAAGCTGATCGAAGAACAGGCGACGCTGCAGGACCAGATCGACGCCGCCAACCTCTGGGAACTGGACCGCACGCTGGAAATCGCCATGGACGCCATGCGTGTCCCGCCGGGAGACGCCGTCATCGGCAATCTGTCCGGGGGCGAACAGCGGCGTGTGGCCCTCTGTAAAATCCTGCTGCAGAACCCCGATCTGCTACTGCTGGACGAACCAACCAACCACCTGGATGCTGAATCGGTCGGCTGGCTGGAACGTTACCTGCACGACTTCCAGGGAACCGTTGTCGCGATTACCCACGACCGGTACTTCCTCGATAACGTCGCCGGCTGGATTCTGGAACTGGAACGGGGCCGCGGTCTGCCTTTCGAAGGCAACTACTCTTCCTGGCTGGAACAGAAACAGGCCCGACTGAAAGTCGAAGAAAAACAGGAATCCAAACGGCAGAAGTTCCTCAAGCGGGAACTCGAATGGGTCCGCATGTCTCCCAAAGCGCAGGCTTCGAAAAACAAAGCCCGTGTGCAGCGCTACCAGGAACTGGCTGCAGAGGAATACGAAAAACGGGATGACGCCTCCGACATTCAGATTCCCGTTTCACGATCGCTGGGCAGCAAAGTGCTCGTCGCGGAAAATCTCACCAAAGGTTTCGGCGACAAGCTGCTGTTCGAAAACTTCAGCTTTGAGCTTCCCCCCGGCGGGATTGTCGGTGTGATTGGTCCGAACGGGGCAGGAAAAACCACCCTGTTCAAGATGATCATGGGACTGGAAGAACCGGACACGGGTTCGCTGGAGCTGGGTGAAACTGTCGAGCTCTCCTATGTGGACCAGAGCCGCGATGCCCTCGATCCGAAGAAAACCGTCTACGAGGAAATTTCACAGGGACACGACCATCTGGTCGTCGGTAAATCGAGCGTGCATTCCCGGACCTATGTCGGCCGGTTCAACTTTAAAGGTCCGGACCAGCAGAAACTGGTCGGCGAGCTCTCCGGCGGGGAACGTAATCGCGTCCACATGGCCAAGCTGCTGCGGTCCGGCGGTAACCTGCTGCTACTCGACGAACCGACCAACGACCTGGACGTCGATACGCTGCGTTCGCTGGAAGAAGGACTCGAACACTTCAGTGGCTGTGCCCTGGTCGTCAGCCACGACCGCTGGTTCCTGGATCGACTGGCGACACATATCATCGCCTTTGAAGGTGACAGCAAAGTGCGCTTCTTTGAAGGCAACTACAAAATGTACGAAACCCGGCGGCATGAAGAACTGGGAGCCGAAGCCGATTCTCCCCATCGGATTCAGTACAAACCACTGTCACGCTGA